The DNA region ATCCGAGCGGTACAGGTGGATGGGGGTAGCGAGTTCATGGCGGAGTTTGAGGTAGCGTGCCAAGGCCTGGGCATCGCTCTTTTTGTGCTGCCTCCCCGGAGTCCTAGGCTTAACGGGCACGTGGAGCGGTTGCAACGGACTTTTAGGGAAGAGTTTTACACCCGACCCTTGCCCACGAGGGTTAGCGAGCTACAGGTGGAGCTTAATGCCTACCTGGACTACTACAACCGCAGGAGACCCCACGTGGCCCTGGGTGGCCTTGCTCCCTTGGAGTTCTTGGCTAAGATACGGGAGGGGTCGGTTCCCTAAGGTGTCTCAAATGTCGTGGCCGAGTACACCCCCTGGAAAACGTCCTTGTGGTAGAAAGCCTGGCGGACCTCAAGGGCAAGCTGGGCCAGGTGATCGTCATGATCCTGGTGGTGAAGTTCTTTGAAAAGGCCTCGGCCTTCAAGCCCCAGACCTCCTTGGACTTCCTTCTCTTCGCCGGCGGGGTGGCCCTTCTGGCCTCCGCCCTGTGGTTGGCCAAGGCCAGAGAGTAAGGGACTTGCTGGTCTACCTGGACCAAAACCACGCAAGCCGCATGGCCAAGCACCGCCTGGGCCAGCGGGGGCACGAGGCCTTCGGCGAGCTCTACCTGG from Thermus antranikianii DSM 12462 includes:
- a CDS encoding integrase core domain-containing protein; the protein is IRAVQVDGGSEFMAEFEVACQGLGIALFVLPPRSPRLNGHVERLQRTFREEFYTRPLPTRVSELQVELNAYLDYYNRRRPHVALGGLAPLEFLAKIREGSVP